A region from the Bacteroidota bacterium genome encodes:
- the purQ gene encoding phosphoribosylformylglycinamidine synthase subunit PurQ, protein MKFGIVVFPGSNCDRDMYHVVKEVMGSEARYIWHKETDISDFATNDCIILPGGFSYGDYLRTGAIARFSPVMEAVIQFAKSGGKVFGVCNGFQILCESHLLPGVLLRNDSMKYECKNIYLKVQTNKTLLTCKTHDEDILKIPIAHGDGRYYCDDATLQSLYENDQVLFKYCDEHGEVGHEANPNGSIDHIAGICNVEKNVFGMMPHPERASEKELLNTDGRILFESLISRVMEMTVLYG, encoded by the coding sequence ATGAAGTTTGGCATTGTAGTTTTCCCTGGTTCCAACTGCGACCGGGATATGTATCACGTAGTGAAGGAAGTGATGGGTAGCGAAGCCCGCTACATCTGGCACAAGGAAACCGATATTTCTGATTTCGCTACAAACGATTGTATCATTCTTCCCGGAGGATTCAGCTATGGCGACTATTTGCGCACCGGTGCTATCGCTCGTTTCTCCCCCGTGATGGAGGCGGTCATTCAGTTTGCTAAATCGGGAGGAAAAGTTTTTGGGGTTTGTAACGGCTTTCAGATTCTTTGCGAATCGCATCTGCTTCCCGGTGTTTTGTTGCGGAATGATAGCATGAAGTATGAGTGTAAGAACATCTATTTAAAGGTGCAGACCAATAAAACTCTCCTCACCTGCAAGACTCATGATGAAGATATTTTGAAGATTCCTATTGCACATGGCGATGGAAGATATTATTGCGACGATGCCACCCTTCAATCGCTTTATGAAAACGATCAAGTGCTTTTCAAATATTGCGATGAACATGGGGAGGTTGGCCATGAAGCGAACCCGAACGGATCTATTGACCACATCGCCGGTATCTGCAACGTCGAAAAGAATGTTTTCGGCATGATGCCACATCCCGAAAGAGCTTCGGAAAAAGAGTTGTTGAATACCGATGGTCGAATTTTATTTGAATCGCTCATCAGCCGCGTGATGGAGATGACGGTTCTTTACGGGTAA